One segment of Anguilla anguilla isolate fAngAng1 chromosome 1, fAngAng1.pri, whole genome shotgun sequence DNA contains the following:
- the LOC118212563 gene encoding uncharacterized protein LOC118212563, translating to MHLSDTISRSRKREQTQRLAHRTDYYYHGHRICRDVFKYLHGVGQDKLNALMKHCKAAGVEARVHKLNKRLPANALKLQDTRAIVDFILNYAEANAIILPGCTPRHWKADVKLLPTNCSKRTVCEQYCAAVENAGMQMVTLRTFRRIWQQLVPFVSTMRPATDLCWYCQSGKGANCVVSLLHYFFEHYGMGEEDVHLHADNCSGQNKNSTMMWYLMWRVLTGRHKNITFSFLLAGHTKFSCDWCFALVKRLFRRTRVDCLNDIVKVVEESSHVNIAQVCGKENGEVIVPTYDWTSFLSTYFRKVGGIKKNHHFHFREGSGIIEIKEFCDSGATQQDLLRGGVPLPSKMPDQILPKDSMRSGSGTSMKK from the coding sequence ATGCATCTCTCTGACACAATATCAAGGtccaggaagagagagcagacacagcGTTTAGCCCACCGTACTGATTATTACTATCATGGGCATAGGATCTGCCGTGATGTTTTCAAATATCTCCATGGGGTTGGGCAGGACaaattgaatgcattaatgaaGCATTGCAAGGCTGCTGGGGTGGAAGCAAGGGTCCACAAGCTGAATAAGAGGCTTCctgcaaatgcattaaaattgcaGGACACAAGAGCCATTGTGGATTTCATCCTCAACTATGCAGAGGCGAATGCGATCATTCTTCCAGGCTGCACACCAAGGCATTGGAAGGCAGATGTAAAACTGCTGCCAACCAACTGCAGCAAGAGGACGGTCTGTGAGCAGTACTGCGCAGCAGTGGAGAATGCTGGCATGCAAATGGTAACCCTGAGAACCTTTCGTCGAATATGGCAGCAGTTAGTACCCTTTGTGTCGACCATGCGCCCTGCCACTGACCTGTGCTGGTACTGTCAGTCAGGGAAAGGTGCCAACTGTGTAGTGTCACTCCTTCACTACTTCTTTGAGCACTATGGCATGGGTGAAGAAGATGTCCATTTACATGCAGATAACTGCagtggacaaaacaaaaactccacAATGATGTGGTACTTGATGTGGAGGGTGCTAACAGGGCGTCACAAGAACATCACCTTCTCCTTCCTGCTAGCTGGACACACAAAATTTAGTTGTGACTGGTGCTTTGCTCTTGTGAAACGCTTGTTCAGAAGGACAAGGGTAGACTGTCTAAATGACATTGTCAAGGTGGTCGAGGAATCCTCCCATGTCAACATTGCTCAAGTCTGCGGCAAGGAAAATGGAGAGGTCATTGTGCCAACATATGACTGGACGAGCTTCCTCAGCACATACTTCAGGAAAGTTGGAGGAATAAAGAAAAACCACCACTTTCACTTTCGTGAGGGGTCAGgcataattgaaataaaagagTTCTGTGACAGTGGTGCAACCCAGCAAGATCTTCTGAGAGGAGGAGTGCCCCTGCCAAGCAAAATGCCAGACCAGATCCTACCAAAAGACTCGATGCGAAGCGGCAGTGGTACCTCTATGAAGAAATAA